From a region of the Synechococcus sp. PCC 7502 genome:
- the cutA gene encoding divalent-cation tolerance protein CutA gives MDELIIVMTTVSDAAIAQIIAQTLVTEKLAACVQIIPNLNSTYMWEGKLCIESEQLIMIKTLGDRYTDLEIKLRSIHPYQEPEIIVIAAISASNGYMQWVTNSLNFLQSDLNQ, from the coding sequence ATGGATGAGTTAATCATTGTAATGACTACGGTGTCCGATGCAGCGATCGCCCAAATCATAGCCCAAACTCTGGTCACCGAAAAATTAGCAGCCTGCGTGCAGATTATCCCCAACCTAAATTCCACTTATATGTGGGAAGGTAAGCTATGTATAGAATCAGAGCAGCTAATCATGATCAAAACCCTAGGCGATCGCTATACTGATCTCGAAATAAAATTACGCTCCATCCATCCCTACCAAGAGCCAGAAATTATTGTCATAGCTGCGATCTCTGCCAGTAATGGATATATGCAGTGGGTGACTAATTCTCTCAATTTTTTGCAGTCAGACCTAAATCAATAA
- the acsF gene encoding magnesium-protoporphyrin IX monomethyl ester (oxidative) cyclase, whose translation MVASPAKTQVHNKTQAERKETILTPRFYTTDFEEMASMDIADTEADFEAILQEFKADYNRRHFQRDQDFERSWDHLDDRTKENFRTFLEGSCTSEFSGFLLYKEISVKMKQKNPLVAEIFSLMSRDEARHAGFLNKAMQDFNMTLDLSNLSQTKNYVYFKPKFIFYATYLSEKIGYWRYIKIFQHLDAHPEHQIYPIFKFFESWCQDESRHGDFCNLLLKSQPQFLNDWKAKLWCRFFLLSVFATMYLNDICNRSEFYESIGLNTKEYVHAVLKDTNRDSAKAFPVILDLDNPKFWSHLEKCVENNAALSKIANASTPKPLKFLQKLPFYIGNGLELLQMYFIKPIPVTKGVVL comes from the coding sequence ATGGTAGCCTCTCCTGCAAAGACCCAAGTTCATAATAAAACCCAAGCCGAACGTAAAGAAACCATTCTGACTCCCCGTTTCTACACCACGGATTTTGAAGAAATGGCGAGTATGGATATTGCCGACACTGAAGCTGACTTTGAGGCAATTCTGCAAGAATTTAAAGCTGATTACAATCGCCGTCATTTCCAAAGAGATCAAGATTTTGAGCGTTCTTGGGATCATCTCGATGACCGCACCAAAGAAAACTTCCGTACATTTTTAGAAGGCTCCTGCACCTCCGAGTTCTCTGGTTTCCTACTTTATAAAGAAATCTCGGTCAAAATGAAGCAAAAAAATCCTTTAGTAGCGGAAATTTTTTCGTTAATGAGTCGTGACGAAGCACGCCATGCTGGTTTTTTAAACAAGGCAATGCAAGACTTTAACATGACCTTAGACTTATCAAACCTATCACAAACCAAAAACTACGTTTACTTTAAGCCCAAGTTTATTTTCTACGCCACCTACTTATCTGAAAAAATTGGCTACTGGCGTTATATCAAAATCTTCCAGCACTTAGATGCTCATCCCGAACACCAAATCTATCCCATCTTTAAATTCTTTGAAAGCTGGTGCCAAGATGAAAGCCGCCACGGAGATTTCTGTAATTTACTGCTTAAAAGCCAGCCTCAATTCTTAAATGACTGGAAAGCCAAGCTATGGTGCCGTTTCTTCCTGCTTTCGGTGTTTGCCACCATGTATTTGAATGATATTTGTAACCGTTCCGAATTTTATGAATCCATCGGCTTGAATACTAAAGAGTACGTTCACGCTGTCCTTAAGGATACTAACCGTGATTCTGCTAAGGCTTTTCCTGTAATCTTAGACTTAGATAATCCTAAATTCTGGTCACATTTGGAAAAATGTGTAGAAAATAATGCTGCCCTTAGTAAAATTGCTAATGCCAGTACACCTAAGCCTCTCAAATTTTTACAAAAGCTACCTTTTTACATTGGTAATGGTTTAGAGTTACTGCAAATGTACTTTATCAAACCTATTCCAGTTACCAAAGGTGTGGTTCTGTAA
- a CDS encoding HD family phosphohydrolase — MGLSPNVITRVLCCPKREWLSRVTIGATFVCLTITVGSRFYWEPQLNIGEFAPTNIKSPKTMEITDIEATRIAKERLKQEVPPVYRLDPSLSRRAMDHLEDLLTSGDRLLQLSGELPYTTLLSYPAQIELRMLSEIEWQSLQKQANFTNPASTLTSNLKGSVKELAAHKSKLSASAYQNLVDQITKARQKYQIARQELAQSPDLFRNRLLNLSKTEWESCKQSARKILEDILLAGLVPGLPEESKQYRIRNSAYLPTDPIRRILVIDLINAVLIPNLQPDFMATREKISTVIESLQPQTVTIREGEIIVRAGQEITAREFAFLDELGLTQRRPNIWAIVLTALAVSGTIIIFKLVIVNRYLNNPKTINLKIRDLVSISLICTATATACVILSHTSIAFIPLATMGMILGSFYGSRLATVTTILGSGLVAIAISPTLISYLPLVLGAVIGSGLTDRPNTRSRISINGIVVAVIQAGTYIALAVLIGNVAPIALGINALQYAASGLLASVVALGSIPYLEQLCYAITPIRLAELANLDRPLLQKLVTEAPGTFQHTLFVANLAEAGARELGADTALVRTGTLYHDIGKTIRPEYFIENQMGQVNPHEILNDPWASADIIREHVTGGLRLAQKYHLPPLLQTFIPEHQGTIVISYFYFQAQQRSPMVCEEHFRYSGPIPQSRETGIVMLADASEAALRSLGSDTTLEEATSVMMRIFKARWDQGQLLNSGLTLEELEKLAPVFIQVWRERNHGRIKYPDFAAKVDPSGASLPIKCEPEKVEKVLTVHS; from the coding sequence ATGGGTCTTTCCCCTAATGTTATTACCCGTGTGCTTTGCTGTCCTAAAAGAGAGTGGCTCAGTAGAGTAACTATCGGTGCTACTTTTGTATGTCTAACCATTACCGTGGGTAGTCGCTTTTACTGGGAGCCTCAGTTAAATATTGGTGAATTTGCACCTACTAATATTAAGTCTCCGAAAACCATGGAGATTACTGACATAGAAGCAACCCGTATTGCCAAAGAAAGATTAAAGCAGGAAGTTCCCCCCGTTTATCGCCTTGATCCTAGTTTAAGCCGCAGAGCAATGGATCACTTAGAGGATTTACTTACTTCAGGCGATCGCCTATTGCAATTATCCGGTGAACTCCCCTATACAACTCTGCTTTCCTATCCCGCCCAAATAGAGCTACGCATGCTCTCAGAGATAGAATGGCAGAGCTTACAAAAGCAAGCTAACTTCACGAACCCTGCCAGCACCTTAACTAGTAACTTAAAAGGATCAGTAAAAGAATTAGCAGCCCATAAATCTAAACTATCCGCCAGTGCTTACCAAAATCTAGTTGATCAGATTACCAAAGCGAGACAAAAATATCAAATCGCCCGCCAAGAACTAGCACAATCACCAGATTTATTTCGTAATCGTCTCCTTAATTTAAGTAAAACCGAATGGGAAAGTTGTAAGCAGTCTGCCCGTAAAATCTTAGAAGACATCCTATTAGCTGGTCTAGTCCCCGGATTACCCGAAGAATCTAAACAATATCGCATTAGAAATTCCGCCTATCTTCCCACAGACCCAATTCGGCGCATTCTAGTTATCGATCTAATTAATGCCGTATTAATTCCCAATCTGCAACCAGACTTTATGGCAACTAGGGAAAAAATTTCCACTGTCATAGAATCTCTCCAACCCCAAACTGTCACAATTAGAGAGGGAGAAATCATTGTTAGAGCGGGACAGGAAATCACGGCTAGGGAATTTGCTTTTTTGGATGAACTGGGTTTAACCCAACGCCGACCTAATATCTGGGCAATTGTGCTTACGGCTCTGGCGGTATCGGGGACAATAATTATTTTTAAGTTGGTAATTGTTAATCGCTACCTTAATAATCCTAAGACAATTAATCTTAAAATTAGAGACCTTGTGTCCATTAGTTTAATTTGTACAGCCACGGCTACTGCCTGCGTAATTTTAAGCCATACCTCCATTGCCTTCATTCCTCTTGCCACTATGGGCATGATTTTAGGTAGTTTTTATGGTTCTAGGTTAGCAACAGTAACTACAATCTTAGGGTCTGGTTTAGTAGCGATCGCTATTAGCCCAACCCTAATCAGTTATTTACCCTTGGTTTTAGGTGCAGTAATAGGCTCAGGTTTGACGGATCGCCCTAATACTCGTTCCAGAATATCGATTAATGGAATAGTAGTAGCAGTAATCCAAGCTGGAACCTATATTGCCTTGGCAGTATTAATTGGGAATGTGGCTCCGATCGCTCTAGGAATTAATGCTTTACAGTATGCTGCTAGTGGTTTATTAGCTTCAGTGGTGGCACTAGGTTCTATTCCCTATTTAGAGCAATTGTGTTATGCCATTACCCCCATTCGCTTGGCAGAATTGGCTAACTTAGATCGACCTTTATTACAAAAGCTAGTAACTGAGGCACCAGGTACTTTTCAACACACCTTATTTGTGGCTAATCTGGCGGAAGCGGGAGCGCGGGAGTTGGGAGCAGATACTGCCCTTGTTCGCACAGGCACGTTGTATCATGACATTGGTAAAACCATCCGCCCTGAGTATTTTATTGAAAACCAAATGGGGCAGGTTAATCCCCACGAGATTCTCAATGATCCTTGGGCTAGTGCCGATATTATTCGCGAGCATGTCACAGGGGGCTTAAGACTGGCACAAAAGTATCACCTCCCGCCTTTGCTGCAAACTTTTATTCCTGAACATCAAGGCACGATTGTCATTTCTTATTTTTATTTTCAGGCACAGCAGCGATCGCCTATGGTGTGTGAAGAGCATTTTCGCTATAGCGGACCGATTCCCCAGTCCCGTGAAACTGGAATTGTGATGTTAGCAGATGCCAGTGAAGCAGCTTTACGATCGCTTGGCAGTGATACAACCTTAGAAGAAGCTACATCCGTAATGATGAGAATTTTTAAAGCACGGTGGGATCAAGGGCAATTGCTCAATTCAGGATTGACTCTTGAAGAATTGGAAAAACTTGCACCTGTATTCATTCAAGTGTGGCGAGAACGCAATCATGGACGGATTAAATATCCAGACTTTGCGGCGAAGGTTGACCCCAGTGGTGCATCGTTGCCTATTAAGTGTGAGCCAGAGAAAGTAGAAAAAGTTTTGACAGTGCACTCTTAG
- a CDS encoding tetratricopeptide repeat protein has protein sequence MAFLYSRLIATYVHFRRAIFSIFGNKGDALTKYIRAIDLSLDYLDSGLTKYDSKDYEGAITDLNQAIQICLNHRDAKNELEDYESEIASYDKSKHIFVAAYTLRGNANHILQNYEGAISDFNQAMVLIKSTETEYLQSYLPILHGFEANSRSRLGAYYVSEGRWHEGLEQLQASLDYYRQTDNLERRADVLAQIARVQLLLGDWDKARMLYRDALRLYVHLNKKEGIANCHLALGRMMLRLNYITEAQKELETACNLFRECGLSQRQAETKEVLEVVSQFKSKQAIKL, from the coding sequence ATGGCTTTTCTCTATTCACGACTAATAGCAACGTATGTTCACTTTCGTAGAGCAATATTTTCTATTTTCGGGAACAAAGGTGATGCCCTCACTAAATATATTCGAGCCATTGATCTTTCCCTTGACTACTTAGATAGTGGACTTACAAAATATGATTCCAAAGACTATGAAGGTGCGATTACCGATTTAAACCAAGCTATCCAAATATGCTTAAATCATCGGGATGCAAAAAATGAATTAGAGGATTATGAAAGTGAAATTGCTAGTTACGACAAAAGCAAACATATCTTTGTAGCCGCTTATACTCTTCGTGGAAATGCCAATCATATTCTACAAAACTATGAAGGGGCGATCTCTGACTTCAATCAAGCAATGGTACTTATAAAATCTACAGAGACAGAGTATCTTCAGTCATATCTACCAATTTTGCATGGATTTGAGGCAAACAGTCGCAGTCGGTTAGGGGCATATTATGTATCTGAAGGTAGATGGCATGAGGGATTAGAACAACTTCAGGCAAGTCTTGATTACTATCGCCAAACTGATAACCTAGAGCGGCGTGCTGATGTACTGGCTCAAATTGCCCGTGTCCAACTCTTATTAGGTGACTGGGACAAAGCCCGAATGCTCTATCGTGATGCGTTGCGGCTCTATGTTCATCTAAATAAAAAAGAAGGGATCGCTAACTGTCATCTTGCCCTTGGGAGAATGATGCTACGTTTAAATTACATCACCGAGGCACAAAAGGAACTAGAAACCGCTTGTAATCTTTTTAGGGAATGTGGGCTTAGCCAACGTCAAGCCGAAACTAAAGAAGTCTTAGAAGTTGTTTCTCAATTTAAATCTAAACAAGCAATAAAGCTATGA
- a CDS encoding ATP-binding protein has product MSEIDDLFNQSDRIFKEWNLKQIPFTESASSLESNIDAVFTGRTEELKLVIPLLRGKERKRILVYGWTGIGKSAFILEILNFLKRTDQKAIVGYITLQPDMELGEAAFIALAREMPEDEWAQRQLNELTGLGNLIRSRKSEIGGNLGIQAKTSEETLNVQPSKYPALAFEELLNRALKKYDRVIIGIDDLDKQDPARVRQLLENAQGMLKGNAWFFLSGHPSGLTRDLVNRERGLFDLSIELKPFDDDTTYKMLKKYLASARIKEVDENNEAEALHPFTPETARSLCEKSSGIPRWFNRNASYILLRAANLGAKKITSNVLQSGFEYARQQLGGKDQLTAEEYYLLNLILAKGILSDETITLEELKKIGASEFNEILPILNGLIQKDIARLLPDERFYSVTTNPILSED; this is encoded by the coding sequence ATGAGTGAAATTGATGACCTATTTAATCAAAGCGATCGTATTTTTAAAGAATGGAACCTCAAGCAGATCCCTTTTACGGAGAGTGCATCTAGTCTGGAATCTAACATTGATGCTGTATTTACTGGTAGAACAGAAGAGCTAAAACTTGTAATTCCTTTGTTGAGAGGGAAAGAACGCAAGCGCATCCTTGTATATGGATGGACAGGAATCGGTAAATCTGCATTTATACTAGAAATCCTCAACTTTTTGAAACGCACCGATCAAAAAGCCATAGTTGGTTATATCACCCTCCAACCTGATATGGAATTAGGTGAAGCAGCATTTATTGCTCTTGCCCGTGAAATGCCCGAAGACGAATGGGCGCAACGACAACTGAATGAACTAACAGGGTTGGGTAATTTGATTCGTAGCCGTAAAAGTGAAATAGGTGGCAATTTAGGTATTCAAGCCAAGACATCAGAGGAAACCCTAAATGTCCAACCTAGTAAATATCCTGCCTTAGCTTTTGAAGAACTACTCAACCGTGCCTTAAAAAAGTACGATCGCGTGATTATTGGCATTGACGATCTCGATAAACAAGACCCCGCCCGTGTACGTCAACTATTAGAAAATGCCCAAGGAATGCTTAAAGGTAATGCTTGGTTCTTTCTTAGCGGTCATCCCAGTGGACTTACCCGTGATTTAGTTAACCGTGAACGAGGACTATTTGACCTCAGCATCGAATTAAAACCCTTTGATGATGACACGACCTACAAAATGCTCAAAAAGTATCTTGCCAGTGCCAGAATTAAAGAAGTAGATGAAAATAATGAAGCCGAAGCTCTCCATCCTTTTACCCCTGAAACCGCGCGATCGCTCTGTGAAAAATCCTCTGGTATTCCCCGTTGGTTCAATCGCAATGCTAGTTATATTCTCCTTCGAGCTGCGAACTTAGGAGCGAAAAAAATTACTTCTAATGTTCTCCAATCTGGGTTTGAATACGCCCGTCAGCAACTAGGTGGGAAAGATCAACTAACTGCCGAAGAATACTATCTCCTCAACTTAATTCTTGCTAAAGGCATTCTTTCCGATGAAACTATCACCCTTGAAGAACTAAAAAAAATTGGGGCTAGCGAATTTAATGAAATCTTACCGATCTTAAATGGCTTAATTCAAAAAGATATCGCCCGTCTACTTCCTGATGAACGCTTTTATAGTGTTACGACTAATCCTATCCTTTCAGAAGATTAA
- a CDS encoding cobyric acid synthase: MKAISVLGTSSNAGKSWLVTALGAWLYRQGVNVAPFKSQNMSNNSYVTLEGGEIGRAQAVQAIACGMRPIVEMNPILLKPSAVGTSQLVILGTAKQHIAAIDYYQHIETLWQTVCDCLEFWRDRCDVLLLEGAGSPVELNLMHRDLVNLRPIQYLNGRWLLVGDIEKGGVFAQIIGTHQLMPKHSQAQGLGLIVNKFRGDLRLFADADKYFKDYIPDTPYLGVLPYCSNLQPESEDSLCAEAETKGKGAKIAWVRFPHLSNSQDSQPWQLDFGIETCWVQTIDDLRDAKIIILPGSKNTIADLEWLKSNGLDRAIIKAASQGVPIVGICGGYQMLGISLGDRHGVAGAAGMVEGLGLLPVTTEFLPIKQVRQVQASFQADTWMAYEIHMGHTQLIPQLVHDRNDLDIQPLVKIQHQNQSEYKEYKGEGWRSLSLPRVWGTYLHGLFESSQVRQALIQMADISDYQVSDLNWQTHQQTLYNQMADLLEIHLDLNPIRRYLSSP; this comes from the coding sequence ATGAAGGCAATTTCGGTGTTAGGAACCTCATCTAATGCGGGTAAAAGTTGGCTAGTTACGGCTTTAGGGGCTTGGTTATACCGACAGGGAGTCAATGTAGCTCCGTTTAAGTCTCAAAATATGTCTAATAACTCCTACGTTACCCTTGAAGGTGGAGAAATTGGTCGTGCTCAAGCTGTTCAGGCGATCGCCTGTGGAATGCGTCCGATCGTCGAGATGAATCCAATCTTACTGAAACCTTCAGCAGTAGGCACTTCTCAATTAGTAATTTTAGGAACAGCTAAACAGCATATTGCTGCCATTGACTACTATCAGCACATTGAAACCCTATGGCAAACTGTGTGTGATTGTTTAGAGTTTTGGCGCGATCGCTGTGATGTTTTGTTACTAGAAGGGGCAGGTAGTCCTGTAGAACTAAATTTAATGCACCGAGATTTAGTTAATTTGCGACCAATTCAGTATCTAAATGGACGATGGCTATTGGTGGGAGATATTGAGAAAGGAGGAGTATTTGCTCAAATTATTGGTACCCATCAACTCATGCCCAAGCATTCTCAAGCGCAAGGGTTGGGTTTGATCGTGAATAAATTTCGGGGTGATCTGCGCCTATTTGCGGATGCGGACAAGTATTTTAAGGACTATATTCCCGATACTCCTTATCTAGGAGTGCTGCCCTATTGCTCAAATCTGCAACCAGAAAGTGAAGATAGTCTATGTGCTGAAGCGGAGACTAAGGGAAAGGGAGCAAAAATTGCATGGGTGCGGTTTCCCCATCTCTCTAATTCTCAGGACTCTCAGCCGTGGCAGTTAGACTTTGGCATAGAAACTTGTTGGGTGCAGACTATAGATGACTTAAGGGATGCCAAGATCATCATTCTTCCCGGCAGTAAAAATACCATAGCCGATTTGGAATGGTTGAAGAGTAATGGTTTAGATCGGGCAATTATCAAGGCAGCTAGTCAAGGCGTTCCCATAGTTGGAATTTGTGGTGGTTATCAAATGTTAGGTATTAGTTTGGGCGATCGCCACGGGGTAGCAGGTGCAGCAGGTATGGTAGAGGGTTTAGGGCTTTTACCAGTAACTACAGAATTTTTACCGATTAAACAAGTGCGACAGGTGCAAGCAAGTTTTCAAGCAGATACTTGGATGGCTTACGAAATTCACATGGGACATACTCAGTTAATTCCTCAGTTAGTTCATGATCGCAATGATCTAGATATACAGCCATTAGTAAAGATTCAGCACCAAAATCAATCGGAATATAAAGAATATAAAGGGGAAGGATGGCGATCGCTCAGTTTACCCAGAGTATGGGGAACTTACTTACATGGCTTATTTGAATCTAGTCAAGTTAGGCAAGCATTAATTCAGATGGCGGATATTTCTGACTATCAAGTTTCCGATCTAAATTGGCAGACTCACCAGCAAACTCTGTATAACCAAATGGCTGATCTACTAGAAATTCATCTCGATCTTAATCCCATCCGTAGATACCTTAGTTCACCCTAG
- a CDS encoding FdhF/YdeP family oxidoreductase — protein MPSNENSPENHNQSVNMGGGLPIISYWAEKTLHPKGGLLWQRLLHKSACLSCAWGTGGQKGGFHNEDEEPLQRCAKSVEAIASELMDAVPADVLTGTSLEELQKLTSMQADKLGRLSFPVIKRANTSFYEPISWQEVYEIVEAGFRKSPDRIASYSSGRSSNEAAFLLQLLMRAAGSNNLADCSDLCHAPSTVGLKEMFGSGTSMVSLADLKKSDCVVLVGSNAPANHPRLMNELIQVRDRGGKVIIINPLIEVGLVKFASPAYPIKSLLTGSDIASFYLQPISGSDVALFLGIQKSLIEKELVQYDYLQQYTEGWEAVIKQAQTLTWSEITNCCGIAQEEIEIAAQMIGTSQRVVFAWAMGITQHANAVDNIFSIANTALLTGNAGKEGAGTMPIRGHSNVQGFGSMGVTIRLKEEILQTLEKLLQRPLSRQLGYDTRALIAASDRHQIDTLLCLGGNLYGANPDSEQAKRALGKIETIIYISTKPNLGHFHGLGKQNTLIIPVFARFENPHKTTTESGNNFVRLNDEGTSHLKENADLISEVKFLTEIADRIHGNTPINWRSLQDTKYVRKLIAETTPGYEKIGDIDDTKTEFTIEGRIFHKPEFGTPSRKAQMFVTPLPQLIVPSLEDFGLPSTITGMVLILGTGRSYGQHNTVVYKEGDYYRGIPHRNCILMNEIDAKQAHWQEHQWVTVQGNAGKLEDVEIIFGQIRQGSALMFYPEVNAIFSAPIDNRCGTPAFKRVPVAVYTRVN, from the coding sequence ATGCCTAGTAACGAAAATAGCCCCGAAAATCATAACCAGTCCGTAAACATGGGGGGTGGATTACCCATAATTTCCTACTGGGCAGAGAAAACCCTACACCCGAAAGGGGGACTGCTGTGGCAAAGGCTTTTACATAAAAGTGCCTGTCTATCCTGTGCTTGGGGAACTGGTGGTCAAAAAGGTGGATTTCACAATGAGGATGAAGAACCCTTACAACGCTGTGCTAAAAGTGTAGAAGCGATCGCCTCGGAATTAATGGATGCCGTTCCCGCCGATGTTTTAACGGGTACTAGCCTTGAAGAACTCCAAAAACTCACGTCCATGCAGGCGGATAAGCTGGGGCGTTTGAGTTTTCCAGTCATTAAAAGGGCAAATACTTCCTTTTACGAACCCATCTCGTGGCAAGAGGTGTATGAAATTGTGGAAGCAGGATTTCGTAAATCCCCCGATCGCATTGCTTCCTATAGTTCGGGACGTTCTTCTAATGAAGCCGCTTTTTTATTACAACTGCTGATGCGGGCGGCGGGTTCAAATAATTTGGCAGATTGCTCCGATCTATGCCATGCCCCATCTACAGTAGGACTAAAGGAGATGTTTGGTTCAGGAACTTCGATGGTTAGCCTTGCCGATCTAAAAAAGAGCGACTGCGTGGTACTCGTTGGCTCCAATGCCCCTGCTAATCATCCTCGACTGATGAATGAACTAATTCAAGTGCGCGATCGCGGCGGTAAGGTAATTATTATCAATCCGTTAATCGAAGTTGGACTGGTTAAGTTTGCCTCTCCTGCCTATCCAATTAAATCCTTACTTACGGGTTCGGATATTGCCTCTTTTTATCTCCAACCCATATCTGGTAGCGATGTTGCTCTGTTTTTAGGGATTCAGAAGTCCTTAATAGAAAAAGAACTGGTTCAGTATGATTATCTTCAGCAATATACGGAAGGATGGGAAGCGGTAATTAAACAGGCTCAAACCCTCACCTGGTCAGAAATTACTAATTGCTGTGGAATTGCCCAAGAAGAGATCGAAATCGCAGCGCAGATGATTGGAACTTCGCAACGGGTGGTATTTGCATGGGCAATGGGAATTACGCAACATGCTAATGCTGTAGATAATATTTTTAGTATCGCTAATACTGCCTTACTAACTGGAAATGCAGGCAAAGAAGGTGCAGGTACCATGCCAATTCGGGGACATTCCAATGTGCAGGGCTTTGGTTCTATGGGTGTGACCATTCGCCTGAAAGAGGAAATTTTACAGACCTTAGAGAAATTACTACAGCGCCCTCTCAGTCGGCAGTTGGGCTACGATACCAGAGCCTTAATTGCAGCTAGCGATCGCCACCAAATTGATACATTACTTTGCTTAGGGGGAAATCTCTATGGGGCTAATCCAGATTCTGAACAGGCAAAACGAGCCTTAGGCAAAATTGAGACGATTATTTATATTTCGACGAAGCCCAATTTAGGACATTTTCACGGATTAGGAAAGCAGAATACTCTGATTATTCCTGTGTTTGCCCGCTTTGAGAATCCCCATAAAACCACAACCGAGTCGGGTAATAATTTTGTGCGCTTAAATGACGAGGGAACTTCGCACCTTAAAGAAAATGCCGATTTAATTTCAGAAGTGAAATTTCTTACAGAAATAGCCGATCGCATTCATGGTAATACTCCAATTAATTGGCGATCGCTCCAAGACACCAAATATGTACGCAAGCTTATTGCTGAGACGACTCCAGGGTACGAAAAGATTGGCGACATTGACGATACTAAAACCGAGTTTACGATTGAAGGCAGAATTTTTCATAAACCCGAATTTGGCACGCCATCCCGAAAGGCTCAGATGTTTGTGACCCCTCTACCTCAATTGATAGTGCCTAGTCTGGAGGATTTTGGACTGCCTAGCACGATTACAGGTATGGTTTTAATTCTGGGAACGGGGCGCAGCTATGGACAGCATAATACGGTGGTATATAAAGAAGGTGATTATTATCGGGGCATACCTCACCGCAACTGTATTTTGATGAATGAGATCGATGCAAAACAGGCTCATTGGCAGGAGCATCAATGGGTAACGGTGCAGGGTAATGCGGGTAAATTGGAGGATGTTGAGATTATCTTTGGACAGATTCGTCAGGGTTCGGCTTTGATGTTTTATCCAGAGGTGAATGCCATTTTTAGCGCACCGATTGATAATCGCTGTGGTACGCCTGCTTTTAAACGGGTTCCTGTGGCTGTTTATACTAGGGTGAACTAA
- a CDS encoding thiol-disulfide oxidoreductase DCC family protein, translating into MPSSPEINTAPSETPWKIKLLFDGACPLCVREVNFLKRKDGDRNLIKFVDIAAADYDPAQNANIDFETAMGRIHAVLPNGEVIQNVEVFRQIYDVLGIGWIYAVTKLPVIGSLADALYGVWADYRLFLTGRTDLKTVIAQRQHFMKYKMKDQMQDKELCTDRCTTGVTVNQDKL; encoded by the coding sequence ATGCCATCTTCTCCAGAAATTAATACTGCCCCAAGCGAAACCCCTTGGAAAATCAAACTCCTATTTGATGGTGCTTGCCCTCTATGTGTAAGAGAAGTAAACTTTTTGAAACGTAAAGATGGCGATCGTAATTTGATCAAATTTGTGGATATAGCTGCCGCAGACTATGACCCAGCCCAAAACGCCAACATTGACTTTGAAACGGCTATGGGCAGGATTCATGCTGTTTTGCCCAATGGTGAAGTAATTCAAAATGTGGAAGTATTTCGCCAAATCTACGATGTTCTCGGCATCGGTTGGATTTATGCAGTGACTAAATTACCTGTAATTGGGAGCCTAGCGGATGCATTATATGGGGTTTGGGCTGATTATCGCCTATTTCTCACAGGACGCACTGATCTTAAAACAGTTATTGCCCAGCGTCAGCATTTTATGAAGTACAAAATGAAGGATCAAATGCAGGATAAGGAACTTTGCACTGATAGATGTACAACAGGGGTCACCGTCAATCAGGATAAATTATGA
- a CDS encoding TspO/MBR family protein: MIWAWLAIAVNAFILGFILNKLAPSDYRWFMGLRRPRWLTFESAIPIIWIFIFICGITSATFLWQIQSMNTWLFMASYGILECLILAFTPVLTRLRNVRAGAIIGAIGFIFGLILTTQVWQVSNIAGWLLMPYLLWSPVGTYVTWVMARLNPPEG, encoded by the coding sequence ATGATCTGGGCTTGGCTAGCGATCGCTGTTAATGCCTTTATCTTAGGATTTATTCTGAATAAACTTGCTCCCAGTGACTATAGATGGTTCATGGGATTACGCCGCCCCCGATGGCTAACCTTTGAGTCAGCTATTCCAATCATCTGGATATTTATCTTTATCTGTGGAATTACCTCAGCTACTTTTCTTTGGCAAATTCAATCCATGAATACATGGCTGTTTATGGCAAGCTATGGAATTTTAGAATGCCTGATTTTAGCCTTTACGCCAGTTTTAACCCGTTTACGTAATGTCAGAGCAGGGGCGATCATAGGGGCAATTGGTTTTATCTTTGGTTTGATTTTAACAACTCAAGTTTGGCAGGTTTCCAATATCGCAGGTTGGCTATTGATGCCTTATTTACTGTGGAGTCCCGTTGGTACCTACGTTACATGGGTCATGGCAAGATTAAATCCCCCAGAGGGTTAA